A genome region from Cryomorphaceae bacterium 1068 includes the following:
- the ald gene encoding alanine dehydrogenase encodes MIIGVPREIKNNESRVALTPSGAHEFIRRGHEVVIETMAGDGSGFPDEDYRAIGATVLATAEEVWATAEMIMKVKEPVQEEYSRCREGQLVFTYFHFASSEPLTHAMIQSGAVCLAYETVEQVDRSLPLLVPMSEVAGRMAVQEGARYLQKPDKGRGVLLGGVPGVAPGKVLILGGGIVGVQAAKMAAGLGAHVTILDVNLQRLRYINDIMPHHVVTEFSSEYNIRKLIQTHDLIIGAILIPGAKAPKLITRDMLKLMRPGTVIVDVAVDQGGCVETCKPTSHENPAFIVDDVVHYCVANMPGAVPCTSTIALTNSTLPYALQLADKGWKKACAHSEELKKGLNVVHGKVVYAGVSNAFDLPFTPVEEILSEGVLV; translated from the coding sequence ATGATAATAGGGGTCCCAAGAGAAATAAAGAATAACGAAAGTCGAGTGGCTTTGACACCTTCGGGTGCGCACGAATTTATCAGAAGGGGCCATGAAGTGGTTATTGAAACCATGGCAGGTGACGGAAGCGGTTTCCCTGATGAAGATTATCGAGCCATCGGTGCTACTGTTTTGGCTACAGCCGAAGAAGTTTGGGCTACAGCCGAAATGATCATGAAGGTGAAGGAGCCTGTTCAAGAAGAGTATTCCAGATGCCGCGAAGGACAATTGGTCTTTACCTATTTTCATTTTGCCTCGAGCGAACCTCTGACTCATGCCATGATCCAAAGTGGAGCCGTATGCTTGGCCTACGAAACGGTGGAGCAAGTAGATCGTTCGCTGCCACTTTTGGTGCCGATGTCTGAAGTGGCGGGAAGAATGGCTGTTCAAGAAGGGGCGCGATACCTCCAAAAACCCGACAAGGGGAGAGGTGTACTGCTTGGTGGAGTGCCGGGCGTAGCACCTGGTAAAGTGTTGATCTTGGGAGGTGGAATAGTAGGAGTTCAGGCGGCTAAGATGGCTGCAGGGCTTGGTGCGCATGTCACTATACTGGATGTAAATCTTCAGCGACTGCGCTACATCAATGACATTATGCCCCATCATGTAGTCACGGAATTCAGCAGTGAGTACAACATCCGTAAACTCATTCAAACCCACGATTTGATCATCGGTGCCATTCTTATCCCCGGAGCAAAAGCCCCCAAGTTGATCACCCGAGATATGCTAAAGCTGATGCGGCCCGGAACGGTAATCGTAGATGTAGCAGTAGACCAAGGAGGATGTGTGGAGACCTGTAAGCCGACCTCACACGAAAACCCCGCTTTCATTGTAGATGATGTGGTGCACTACTGCGTAGCCAATATGCCGGGCGCAGTTCCGTGTACATCTACCATTGCACTTACCAACTCTACCTTGCCCTATGCGCTTCAACTGGCCGACAAGGGCTGGAAGAAGGCTTGCGCCCATAGCGAAGAGTTGAAGAAAGGACTGAATGTGGTACATGGGAAAGTTGTTTACGCAGGTGTTTCAAATGCATTTGACCTTCCGTTTACTCCTGTAGAAGAGATTTTGTCTGAAGGGGTTTTGGTTTAA
- a CDS encoding PAS domain S-box protein produces MEKEGDTRSDFLKNAFDSIGAPLFVKDQQSRLIYINDAFCDLFALSREEIIGKTLAEDVSPKEMEIFLKIDQQVLTTGVENINEETLTVRGGEVLHISTRKTRLTDADGNRFLVGLIHDITKRFKAEQELKKAYEQSEGYQERFRLLTLNMDAGVVIHSPDTSIVQNNLRASEILGLSDDQMRGKTAIDPDWKFVYPDKSPLPFEDYPVNQIVAGKTSIKDLQVGIYKPGQDDISWLTVNGFAVLNGTGDLTEIVTVFVDITEQKKQEEEKLANQLKLEKTKKELNQAQKLAHVGNWIFNPGMAKPDWSEEMFRIWGFDPKEAAPDYDPDIISRVHPDDQQLFNSAFRKAVNPGTPYDIEFRICIPGKEEKIVRSIFEPAQDENGEKIISGTNQDITEQKKFEKDQVRHQRLKAIGEMSSSIAHDFNNALQEMMGNLEVINLESGLSKNALERLNTVKAIINDTAGRVSALQKFGDPKSDENNSRHINLNTLIQESLNQSRPLWKDEMEKKGQRIKVKTNFQEIPKIYCPEGELKTVVFNLIKNGIEAMPDGGEIIIETGTRNDLVYTTFTDTGVGMDAEAKMKLFEPFFTTKGFNPGRGLGMSGAYSIVKNCNGDIEVSHSEIGKGTTIEMTIPISQQAELKVLKEKVSKEKVSKEKVSKEKISKAHESYRALWVDDDFIITKSSSKMLESLGHTCATANSGKKALNYMEQNPCDIVFTDIGMPKMNGWELAEAIRERYGDNIKIIAVTGWNMREKVEEESTIDHFLQKPFTLNDLKIMLGKIVQDFEATKTSLRQI; encoded by the coding sequence ATGGAAAAGGAAGGGGATACTCGGTCAGATTTTTTGAAGAATGCCTTTGACTCTATTGGTGCCCCTCTATTTGTCAAAGACCAACAAAGCCGATTGATTTATATCAATGACGCATTTTGTGATCTTTTCGCGCTCTCGCGTGAAGAAATAATCGGTAAGACCCTAGCCGAAGATGTATCACCAAAAGAAATGGAAATCTTCCTCAAAATAGATCAGCAAGTACTGACTACGGGGGTAGAAAACATTAATGAGGAAACACTAACCGTTCGCGGAGGAGAAGTGCTTCACATTTCCACCCGGAAAACACGGCTCACAGATGCGGATGGAAATCGATTTCTGGTAGGACTCATTCATGACATTACCAAGCGATTCAAAGCAGAACAAGAGCTGAAAAAGGCCTATGAACAGTCAGAAGGTTATCAAGAGCGATTTAGGTTACTGACACTCAACATGGATGCGGGCGTGGTTATCCACTCACCGGATACTTCGATTGTCCAAAACAATTTGAGAGCCTCGGAAATACTTGGCTTGAGCGACGACCAGATGAGGGGAAAGACAGCCATCGATCCCGATTGGAAATTTGTATACCCTGATAAGTCACCTCTCCCTTTTGAAGACTACCCTGTAAATCAAATTGTAGCGGGAAAGACTTCAATAAAGGATCTACAAGTAGGGATATACAAGCCTGGTCAAGATGATATTTCATGGCTCACCGTGAATGGATTTGCCGTGCTAAACGGTACAGGAGATCTAACGGAGATAGTAACTGTTTTCGTAGATATAACAGAGCAGAAAAAGCAGGAAGAAGAAAAGCTTGCCAACCAATTGAAGTTGGAAAAAACAAAAAAAGAACTGAACCAAGCGCAGAAGCTGGCACATGTGGGAAATTGGATTTTCAATCCGGGCATGGCCAAACCTGATTGGTCTGAAGAAATGTTTCGCATTTGGGGCTTTGACCCAAAAGAAGCTGCTCCTGATTATGACCCTGATATAATCAGTCGAGTCCACCCCGATGACCAACAACTATTTAATAGTGCATTTAGGAAGGCTGTAAACCCCGGTACTCCTTACGACATAGAATTCAGGATATGTATTCCCGGTAAGGAGGAAAAAATAGTACGCTCCATTTTTGAACCGGCTCAAGACGAAAATGGAGAGAAGATAATATCCGGCACGAATCAAGACATCACCGAGCAGAAAAAGTTTGAAAAGGATCAAGTGAGGCACCAAAGGCTTAAAGCCATTGGTGAGATGTCTTCTTCCATTGCACACGATTTCAACAATGCCTTGCAAGAAATGATGGGCAATCTGGAAGTGATCAATTTGGAAAGCGGCTTATCCAAAAATGCCCTCGAGCGATTGAATACTGTTAAGGCCATCATTAATGACACTGCAGGCAGGGTAAGTGCACTTCAAAAATTTGGTGATCCGAAAAGTGATGAGAACAATTCCAGACACATCAATCTCAACACACTCATCCAAGAAAGCTTAAATCAGTCCCGACCACTTTGGAAAGACGAAATGGAGAAAAAAGGACAACGGATAAAAGTGAAAACAAATTTTCAAGAAATTCCAAAAATCTACTGCCCCGAAGGAGAGTTAAAGACAGTGGTTTTTAACTTGATTAAAAATGGAATAGAGGCTATGCCCGATGGTGGTGAAATAATTATTGAAACCGGCACGAGAAATGATTTGGTCTACACCACGTTTACAGATACGGGCGTGGGTATGGATGCTGAGGCTAAAATGAAATTGTTTGAGCCGTTCTTTACCACCAAAGGTTTCAACCCGGGGAGAGGTTTGGGAATGAGCGGTGCTTACAGTATAGTTAAGAATTGCAATGGTGATATAGAGGTTAGTCACTCTGAGATAGGCAAAGGAACAACTATTGAGATGACCATACCCATAAGCCAACAGGCTGAGCTAAAAGTATTAAAAGAAAAAGTGTCGAAAGAAAAAGTGTCGAAAGAAAAAGTATCGAAAGAAAAAATATCGAAAGCTCATGAATCCTATCGCGCATTATGGGTAGATGATGATTTTATTATCACGAAATCTTCAAGTAAAATGCTGGAGTCGCTCGGTCATACTTGCGCTACGGCAAATAGCGGAAAGAAGGCCTTAAACTACATGGAGCAAAACCCTTGTGACATTGTATTTACCGACATTGGAATGCCAAAAATGAATGGTTGGGAATTGGCAGAAGCCATTCGAGAAAGGTACGGAGACAACATAAAGATCATCGCCGTGACCGGATGGAATATGAGAGAAAAAGTGGAAGAAGAAAGTACCATTGATCACTTTCTACAAAAACCATTTACCCTCAACGACCTCAAAATAATGCTTGGAAAAATTGTGCAGGATTTTGAAGCCACAAAAACCTCCCTGAGGCAAATTTAA
- a CDS encoding DUF2130 domain-containing protein, whose translation MNEIICPNCKKAFKVDEAGFADILKQVRDHQFEEELQNRLDLAEREKVNAVQLAEANLKNALKDDLAKKDSEISELRAKNDRAMADLLAQKEAEIAKMQAEIQNAEMKEKLTVSEAIKAIEKERDTLASDLRQKETEKELLEKSLKEEFSTKLKTKDDFIKIKDEEIAFYKDMKQKLSTKMLGETLEQHCEAEFNKLRATGFQNAYFEKDNDSRGGSKGDFIYRETDEAGNEVISIMFEMKNEGDETATKKKNEDFFKELDKDRNEKKCEYAVLVTLLEADSELYNAGIVDVSHKYSKMYVVRPQFFIPIITLLRNAALNSMKYKAELSLMRNQNVDITNFEEKINKFREGFAYNYDLASRKFKTAIDEIDKTISHLQKTKAALLSSENNLRLANNKADDLTIKKLTHGNPTMKAKFDELRED comes from the coding sequence ATGAACGAGATCATTTGTCCCAATTGCAAAAAAGCCTTCAAAGTGGATGAGGCGGGCTTTGCCGACATCCTAAAGCAAGTCAGAGACCACCAATTCGAGGAGGAATTGCAAAACCGATTGGATCTGGCTGAACGAGAAAAAGTCAATGCAGTACAACTGGCTGAGGCCAATCTAAAAAATGCCTTGAAAGACGACCTCGCTAAAAAAGACAGTGAGATCAGTGAACTCCGCGCGAAGAATGATCGCGCTATGGCAGATTTATTGGCACAGAAGGAAGCTGAGATTGCCAAGATGCAAGCGGAAATTCAAAATGCCGAAATGAAAGAAAAACTCACCGTTTCGGAGGCCATCAAAGCCATCGAAAAGGAGCGCGACACACTGGCGAGTGACTTGAGACAAAAAGAAACCGAAAAAGAATTGCTCGAAAAATCACTGAAGGAAGAGTTTTCTACCAAGCTCAAAACCAAGGATGATTTCATTAAGATAAAAGACGAGGAGATTGCCTTCTACAAAGACATGAAGCAAAAACTATCTACCAAGATGTTGGGAGAAACGCTGGAACAGCATTGTGAAGCTGAATTCAACAAGCTGCGGGCAACGGGATTTCAGAATGCCTATTTCGAAAAGGACAACGATTCTCGAGGAGGTAGTAAAGGCGACTTCATCTACCGCGAGACCGATGAAGCGGGAAATGAAGTCATCTCCATCATGTTTGAAATGAAGAATGAAGGCGATGAAACGGCCACTAAAAAGAAAAATGAGGATTTCTTTAAGGAATTGGACAAGGACCGCAACGAGAAGAAATGTGAATACGCCGTTCTGGTAACCTTACTAGAAGCTGACAGCGAACTATATAACGCGGGAATAGTCGACGTCTCTCACAAGTATTCCAAAATGTACGTTGTTCGCCCACAGTTTTTTATTCCCATTATTACACTGCTGCGAAATGCGGCTTTGAACTCGATGAAATACAAAGCAGAGCTCAGTCTAATGAGAAACCAAAACGTGGACATCACCAATTTTGAGGAGAAAATAAATAAATTCAGGGAAGGCTTTGCTTACAATTACGACCTCGCCAGCCGCAAATTCAAGACTGCTATTGACGAAATTGACAAGACCATCAGCCACCTTCAAAAAACCAAAGCTGCTCTGTTGTCATCAGAGAACAATCTGCGCTTGGCTAACAACAAAGCCGATGACCTTACCATCAAAAAACTAACGCATGGAAATCCTACGATGAAGGCGAAGTTTGATGAGCTGAGGGAGGATTAG
- a CDS encoding mechanosensitive ion channel family protein has product MDLPEIQIIGTVVTLVVYVILRAVAAKFIDKTVATGSMQKTRGKIVKKAVNLVLLLLLFTIVSILWGVDQGELAIFIGSVLTVIGIALFAQWSILSNITAGIILFFNHSVKLDDTIAIIDKDFNVEGRVSDIGLFFVILKTENGEKVSVPNNVFIQKMIRHKPNG; this is encoded by the coding sequence ATGGATCTACCCGAAATACAAATCATTGGAACTGTAGTTACCTTAGTGGTCTATGTCATACTGCGCGCTGTAGCTGCTAAGTTTATCGATAAAACGGTAGCCACAGGGTCAATGCAAAAGACCAGAGGAAAAATAGTGAAGAAGGCTGTCAATCTGGTCTTGCTCCTCCTTTTATTTACCATTGTTTCTATCCTCTGGGGGGTTGATCAGGGCGAATTGGCGATCTTTATCGGCTCGGTTCTCACGGTAATCGGGATAGCACTATTCGCTCAATGGTCGATCTTGTCAAATATCACTGCGGGCATCATCCTCTTTTTTAATCATTCCGTTAAGCTGGATGATACCATTGCCATCATCGATAAGGATTTCAATGTAGAAGGACGGGTAAGTGATATCGGCCTCTTTTTCGTGATTTTAAAAACAGAGAATGGAGAAAAGGTCTCTGTCCCTAATAATGTGTTTATACAGAAGATGATCAGGCATAAGCCCAATGGCTAA